In Dehalobacter sp., the following proteins share a genomic window:
- a CDS encoding SpoIID/LytB domain-containing protein, with product MFFHGCGVKQSAFLSKAFCLLFAVMLFLITLTPNAALAREVTVKLVWQFPETGWLEIEVRQGSYTLDYNDFSVSLTAGDRCQIGQSSMADFLAVGDQFVILEKNKVKLTSENQGVFRVREPEKDWISYRGNLSIVKENGCWKLYNSLEQEDYLKGVVPIEMSNAWAAKGFEALKAQAVAARTYLLKNINGGVITDSPDIHQAYLGRSVEGEASQAVTATTGEVLTDQDTGRPISIFYSSHNGGYTEAPQNVWQNQDVHYTSMPDPFSNGIGGYTNHWRFVIAADVLGEAFDLAPVRQVKLAKYVSGRVYRVVLQDWLGNEKSVSGGDFVRKFYPEGSLSNDSFLGRLFQVEYIMPVFQKNTPEISLTGNSLAGISTEEGSGPLLSRIKSSNDGIAEKPGVYGVFVFNGRGWGHGVGMSQWGAYDMAMQGYSYQDILNYYYKNIDLVKME from the coding sequence CAGAGCGCTTTTTTGTCTAAAGCTTTTTGCCTATTATTTGCTGTAATGCTTTTTTTGATTACCCTGACACCGAATGCAGCGCTTGCAAGGGAGGTAACTGTGAAGCTTGTCTGGCAGTTCCCTGAAACCGGCTGGTTGGAAATCGAAGTCAGACAGGGCAGTTATACTCTTGACTATAATGATTTCAGCGTCAGCTTAACAGCCGGGGACCGCTGCCAGATCGGCCAGAGCAGTATGGCAGATTTCCTGGCTGTGGGTGACCAGTTCGTGATTCTGGAGAAAAATAAAGTTAAGCTTACTTCCGAGAATCAGGGCGTTTTTCGGGTCAGAGAACCCGAAAAGGATTGGATCAGCTACCGCGGAAATCTTTCTATTGTGAAAGAAAACGGTTGCTGGAAGCTGTATAATTCACTTGAGCAGGAAGACTACTTGAAAGGAGTCGTTCCGATCGAGATGAGCAATGCCTGGGCAGCAAAGGGTTTTGAAGCCTTGAAAGCGCAGGCGGTCGCCGCAAGGACATATTTGCTGAAAAATATAAACGGTGGTGTTATCACGGACTCACCCGATATCCATCAGGCTTACCTCGGCAGATCAGTGGAAGGGGAAGCCAGCCAGGCGGTGACAGCAACGACGGGAGAGGTCCTGACTGATCAGGATACCGGCAGACCCATTTCCATTTTCTACTCTTCACATAACGGCGGTTATACGGAGGCCCCCCAGAATGTCTGGCAGAATCAGGACGTTCATTATACGTCCATGCCAGATCCGTTTTCCAACGGCATTGGAGGCTATACCAATCACTGGAGGTTTGTAATTGCCGCGGATGTTCTTGGAGAAGCTTTTGATCTTGCCCCGGTAAGACAGGTAAAACTGGCAAAATATGTATCGGGCCGCGTATACCGTGTCGTGCTTCAAGACTGGTTAGGCAACGAAAAATCGGTATCCGGCGGGGACTTTGTCCGCAAGTTTTATCCCGAAGGATCTCTTTCAAATGATTCTTTCCTTGGAAGACTATTTCAGGTAGAATATATCATGCCTGTATTTCAGAAAAATACCCCGGAGATTTCTTTGACTGGGAATTCTTTGGCAGGGATCTCTACGGAAGAAGGCAGTGGTCCGCTGCTCTCCAGGATCAAAAGCTCCAATGACGGTATAGCAGAAAAACCTGGAGTATACGGTGTATTTGTTTTCAACGGCAGGGGCTGGGGACACGGCGTCGGGATGTCCCAATGGGGTGCCTATGATATGGCAATGCAAGGTTATTCTTATCAGGATATCCTAAACTATTACTACAAAAATATTGATTTGGTGAAAATGGAGTAG